The genomic window AGACTGCGCTTGCAGGCATGAGAGGTTTAGAAAGGATTAATTCCGTATCCCTATATGGCTTATCTGATATAAAATGTAAGTTTTCCTATAATGTAAGCTACCGCGAAGCGAGACAGGAGGTTATAAATAGACTTTCAACTGTTAACCTCCCCGATGGAGTATCACCGCAGATAATACCTAATCCCCTAGGCGAAGTGATGCGTTATGTTGTTGTTGGAGACAAAAACCTAATGGAACTTCGTACTTTACAGGATTGGGTTATAGCCAGATATTTAAAAACTGCAGAAGGCGTGGAAGATGTGGCAAGCTATGGTGGATTCATAAAGGCTTATGTGGTGGAAGTTCATCCAGAGGACTTGGTAAAGTATAAGATATCTCTTTCTGACATAGTTAACGCCCTTTCAAGGTCAAACGTAAACACAGGAGGTAGGCCCATAGATTTTGGCTCTCAATCTCTACTAATACGCGGTGTAGGTCTTATAAAAGACATAAAAGATATAGAAAATACTGTTGTAGCATATAGAAAAAACACACCTATACTTATCAAGGACATAGCTACGGTTAGGTTAGGTAACATTCCTAGGACAGGGATAGTTGGTCTAAACAAACAGGATGATGTGGTTATGGGTGTTGTGATTTTGCGTAGAGACGCCCAAAGCATTCCTTCCATAAGATCTATAAATCAGAAAATTCAGGATCTCAACTCTCATATACTACCAGAGGGTGTTAAGGTGGTACCCTTTTACGAAAGAGGTAGACTTATTGATACTGTTGTGCACAAAGTTAGTGAGATAGCGATAGTGGGAATACTTCTTGTGGCTTTTTCCATATTTATATTCATAGGGAACTTTTTAGTAGCCATAATTGTAGCTTCCATTGTGCCTTTATCTTTGATTATCGCCCTTGGCATTTTAGCAATTTCTGGAAAATCTGCCAACTTTTTGTCTATAGCTGCTATAGACTTTGGCATAATAGCGGACATACCAATTCTTTTTGTGGAAAACTACTTCAGGCTTCTAAAAAATGAAGAGCCCGGTAGGAGAGTGCTTATACACTCTACACAAGAAGTAGGAAGACCGTTAATACTATCCATAGTGCTTATCGCTATAGCTTTTATACCAGTCTTTCTTATGGAAGGTGCAGAAAAAAGAATATTCGCTCCTATGGTAGAAACATACCTTTATGCCATAGCTGCATCAATCGTATTAACCTTTACTCTTCTAATAGCTTTATTGGGATTCTTAAAGAAGGTTTCACATAAGGAAACTCCCTTGGTAAGGTTGTTTGATGACCTATATATGCGCCTTATTGGTTTTATCGTATATCTCAAAGGTAGAGTGCTTTTTGTTGTGTTTTCTATTATTACAGTTACAACTCTGCTATTAATCAAAAGTTTAGGTCTTGAGTTTATACCCAAATGGACGAGGGAAATATATATATGCGTATAATATTCCCCTATTCTATATCATTAAACCAAACTTATGAAAATGCAAAAAGGGTAAGAGACGCACTTTTAGAATTTCCTGAGATAAAAACTGTGGAATTTCAGGTAGGTAGACCAGAAGATGGAACAGACCCTACAGGTCCTTTTAACTCAGAGTACTTTATTGACCTGAAACCTTATTCTGAGTGGAAATCTTTCAAAACAAAGGAGGACTTAGAGGAGGCTATTAGAAACAAAGTAAAAGCTCTATTCCCCAAAGCAGATATAAATATTTCCCAATATATACAAGATAACCTTGAAGAGGTTACAACAGGTGTGAAGGGAGAGAATGCAGTAAAAATATTTGGTGATGATTTAGAAAAGTTAGATAAACTTGCAAAAGAAGTAGCAGAGAGGCTAAGGAAAGTGCAAGGCATAGAAGACGTGGGAATTTTTAGAGAAATAGGACAACCAAACTTAGTAATAAGAGCTGATAGAAGTCGTCTGTCCGCTTATGGGCTCACAGTTCAAGATATTATGGATGTAGTGTCTGCCAGTCTTGGAGACAAGGAAGCTACTCAAGTAATAGAGGGTGAAAAGAGGTTTTCTCTCATCGTTTCTTTCCCAGATAAGTACAGAGAAGATCCATCAAAAATAGCAAACATACCCATTGTATTACCCGATGGTAGTTTTATACCGCTTTCTGCAGTAGCGGACATATCCTTCGGAACTGGTGCATCCTTCATATATAGAGAACAATACAAAAGATATATACCTATAAAGTTCAGTATTACATCCAAAGATATGGCAGGCACTATTTTAAAGGCTCAGGATGCTGTAAAGGATATAAAATTGCCAGAAGGCTACTATATGGACTGGGCTGGGCAATTCAAAAGCTTGGTTGAGGCACTTAGGAGATTTATTCTATCTGGAAGTTTAGCAATAATGTCTCTTTTAGTCTTCCTTTACGTTATTACAAAATCTGTTAGAAATACTCTTATAGCAAGCTCAGGGGTGCTTTTTGCCCTTTTCGGCGGTTCAATAAGCCTGTTTATAACTAGACATCCCATAAGCCTATCGGCAATAGTAGGCTTTGTTTCTATACTTGGTATATCTATACTTAACATACTACTCTTAATGAAGAGCTATGCTTACCATTATAGAAATGGCATGGAAAAAATAGAAGCTATTAAACAAGCCTCTATGGAAAAACTGAGAGCTGTACTGATAAGCACTTTTACTGCATCCCTTGGACTACTACCTACTGCAATTTCCAAGGGTGTGGGAAGTCAGATACAAAAGCCTCTTGCTATAGTAGTTGTAGGTGGTATGATAATATCGGGACTTCTTATAATTATACTAATACCTCCACTTTTGAGGTATATGCATGTGGAAGAGGTTTAGTGCTTATGTATTTGCCCTTTTGGTTTTTTCCTTGACCTTTGAAGAGGACTACATTCCGAAGAATATGTTAACAGACTTTAAACTTAGCTACGGTCTTGACAAGTTTACAGAGATAAACTTCGGTGTAAGAACCTATGATGAACTTGAGTATATGCTAAACAGGAGGAGAAATAATAACTACTTAGATAAGTTTGTGATATGGCTAACAATAAACTTTTAGAACTTTATAAAAAATTTATAAGGGTTGGCTAAACTTGTAGGTATGAACGCTGTGGAGGTAAATGCACCTAATCTCTTTGAAAGGTTAAAGGAACTTGAGCTAAAAACATGGAAAGGCTTTAGTGAGATAAAGAGTATAGAAATCCTCAAGGATAAAAAGGCGTACATATTCTACGAGAATGATGAAGAAGCTGGCTACCTTATATTCCGCATACGAAGAAGGGGAGAGGTTTACGTAGAAGACCTTGTTATAAGCAACCCAAAGTATTTTGTAGGTATTATGCTTATGATTGTAAAGCTACTTGCTCCGAATACGCTTGTGGCTTTAGTAGAACCGCATTTTGAATGGTTTTTTTCAGATAAGTTCATAAAGGTAATTAAAAGAGTGGGATATACAATAAAGGTAAAGAGACGCTTTTGTATAGATAGGGAAATTATGTTTTATGTGAGGCTTGTCCATGAAGGTGCTGTTAGTGGAAGATGAAATTGATATGGCTATTTCAATAAGCAAATTTTTAGGGAATAGGAATTGGCAAGTTTCTATAGCAAGGGGTATTTATGATACCATACAACTCATAGAAAACGAGGCTTTTGATATATGCCTTCTGGATTTACTTTTAGATGATGGACATGGTGAAGAATTGTTGAAGCATCTAAACACAAAAAAAATACCGGTGATTGTGCTAACAGTTATAGAAGATGTGGGGCAAAAGGTAAAATGTTTGAAATCTGGAGCAGATGATTACATAACAAAACCTTTCAATCCGGAGGAGCTTATAGCTAGAATAGAAGCAGTATTAAGAAGATACAAAAACTTTGAAAACGAAGACATATTGATTTATAAAGGTATTTATATAGATCTTTTCAATATGAGTGCAAAAATAAATGATGTTTACATTCAAATACCAAGAAAGCAACTTATGTTACTTATAAAACTTGTAGAACATGCAGAGAAAGTAGTCACTTACAATACATTGCTTTCTTATGCATGGGGATCATATGAAGATGCATGTATGGAATCTTTAAGAACTCATATGCATAAATTGAGAAAGCTACTTAGAGCTTATAATTATGACATACTTAGCTATCCTGGTATAGGTTATATGTTAAAGTATATTAATGAGCCTTAAGGTTTACAGGCTGTATTTAATAGGATTTTTAAAGTTTTTTATTCCAATAAGTGTTTTCTTTGTCCTTACATTTTTTAGATTCAGTAGCTACCTCATAGAGCTTGAGTCAGATCATCTACTTGCTGTAGGTAGGCAAATGGTCTATTTGCTTAATGAGGACGGAAATATAAATGATAATCAGTATATAACCAGCGACTACATAATACTTATTCTAGATAACCATAATAAAGTAATAAGTTCAAATAAAAGTATTTCAGACTTGGAGGAGCTATTAAAGCAGACAAACACGGAAGATAAAGTTCTAAATACAGGCAAATATCTTGTTTATGGAGAAAATTTTCACTGTGGATCATCTATATGCAAATTATTGGTTGCAATGCCGATGATGCGTATAAACAAGAAACTAAACCTGCTTTTGTTGTCATCACTGTTTTCTGCTTTTGTAGTTAGCATGCTTATAACTGCTATGACAGTGCTTGATGTAAGAAAGTATGTTAAGGAGCATAAAAACTATGTTCGGAGATTAAGAGAAGTTGCACTTTACTTATCTCATGAAATAAAGACGCCCCTCGGGGTAATATTAACAAACCTTTATACTATAAACGTAGAGGAGGAAACAAAAAGGCTTATTGAACGCTCTATAAAACGTATTATAAAACTGATGAGAAATCTTAAGATACTTTCTGAGATGGAGCTAAAAATTGAAAATCCTATACATATAAATGTAGTAGCACTTATAAGAGATATAGTTGAGTTCTATAAGGGCGGGGTATATAACAGAGATATAATTATGTTAGTTGATGATATAAAAAATGCAGAAATAGTATCCGATTATGAGCTTCTTTTTACTCTTTTTTTGAACCTTGTGGATAATGCAGTTAAATACTCAAAAGACGGCTCAGAAATCCTTATAAGAGGGGAAATAAGGGATAACAAGGTTGTTATTTACATAATTAACAGTATGGTAAATACAGGATGGGAACAAAACAAAGACACATCTTATGGTATGGGGCTAATGATAGTTAGACAGATAGCTTCTATTCTCGGTGCCAACGTAGTTATGAAGAAGGAGGGGGATAAATTTATGGCTGTGGTAGAGCTATGTTGTCCTTCTTAATTTACATTTTAGTTGAGTTTTTTGATACTATATTTGCATCGTATATAGCATATTTGAAAATGCCTGCAGAGGGTTATGAAATCTTCAAGACAAACGAATATGGATACATATTTACTTTAGCAAATTTATTAGGTTTAGTAGTTCTCTGGTTAAACTTTTATATGAAGTTTTCTATCACCTATAGAATATATTTTAATAGAATATATTTTATCATGCTCATAATACTATCTATAATGCTTGTTTTTATAAATAGTGGAGTGTATGCAATTTTTATTATGTTTACCTTTGTTGTATTTCACACAATCTTTACTTTTTACTATGAAATAATGGCTTTAAAGTTTGAAAAATTTGAAACTGTGATAGGACTATCCTATGCTGGTGGGTTTGTAGCTCTTGGATTACTACTGCTGCTTTCCAAATTTAACTTAGTCTGGCTTGCTTTTGCGTATTCTCTATCTCTCATAGCTCTTATGAAACTTATAAGAATAGACAAAGACATAGAAATAAAACCCGTAATATTAAGGGATATATTTGAGCCTAAATTCCTAGCTGAAGTTTTGGTTATGTACTTGCTTGGAGAGTATGTGGAAGTTCTAACCGCAATGGGTTACTATATACTTAGGGATACATGGCATAGTAATGTGGAGATTGAAAGGGCTATAGGAATAGCGTTAATAAGTGCTTTTATCACAGCACTTCTGTCAGGTTATATGTTAGAGTTTTTGAGTCTAAAACTTTATGGCATACTTACAACGCTAACTTTGTTATTCTTACCTATCCTGCTATTTGTAGGAATTGCAATTGAAGTGGTTGCGATTTTTGTAGGTATGTCTATAGCCTTTTACTGGGTATATTTTAGAACCTACCTATACTATAGGTATCCGAAGGAAGAATATGTCTACAGATTTCTTCTTTTCTACCTATCCTCTAACATAGGCGGTGTCCTATTGTATGCCCTTCTTTTTGAAGCTTTTCGGGATCATAGGATAAGCCTTTTTATACTTTCACTTCTTTTGATTCCAGTAATCTTTATTCAATTTAAGCAGAAGGGACAAAAGCTAACTTAGAAAGTAGCAGAAAACCTACTCTGTTTAGAAAAGTTCCGTGGATGCTAAGAGAAAACTTTTATGCCACATACAGTACGCACTCTTGCTGTTGTCTTCAAGTGGAAGCTTCCCAAGGCTGTGTGAGTTGTTAATATAATGGCAATTATATTAACAGCCCCAAGCACCCTCTTTCTTATCTGACATATATTGACATCTGACATCAAAAAGCATAAAATGCTGTCATATAACTGAAAGGAGGCTGTCATGGTAGATGACAAAGATATTGTCAAGATAAAAGCGTCAGAATATGCACTTTTAACAGACCTTTCGCTTAACACGGTAAAGAACCGCATAAGGGCTGGTGTTTTGAGGGGTGGCAAAGAAGAGGATGGTATTTGGTATGTTTACCTTACGCAAGATGAGTTAGAACACATAAGGAGTTTTAAGGAAAGACAGGAAGAGAAAAACAAAAGTCTTCAGTCTAACCTTGAGGGTTTAAAGTCAAGCCTTGAAGGTAGCCTTATAGCCACCTATATGTCCGCCCTTATGCAAAAAGAACAACAAAAGGAACAGCTTCTTCATGAACTTTCAAGCCTATATACGCTCCTTGCCATAAGGGAAAAGGAGATGGAGTTTCTCACAAGGGAACTGGAAAGAGTTAAAGAAAAATGCGTGGAAAAGGAGGCTGAAAACCAAAGGTTAAGGGAGATAATCCAAGAGAAGGACAATACGATAAAAAAACTTCAAGAGGAACTCAGAGAAAAGGAACACCTTCTGAGCCAGAAGGAGCTGGAAATCCAAAGGGTTGTGCTGGACAAGGACAGGGAGATATTAAACAAAGAGATGGAGCTGTCCACTCTTCGCATGGAACTGGAGAAGAAAAAGAAGAAGGAATAAAATTAATAGAACTATGGATAGGCTTTTGGACCTATGGGTTAAAAGCCTTAGCAGGACAAAGAGCCAAAGGACTGTAACTACATACAGCATGTGTCTTGGGTCTCTTCAAAAGCACTTAGGTGAGAAGGCAAGTCTTCTTGAGATTGAACCCAAAGAGCTGTTTTCTTATGTTGACTCCTCTAACCTCTCTACTTCCTCTCTCCTCACTCACCTGTCCGCTATAAAGCACTTTTATAAGTTTGCCTTTAGAAGAGGATGGATAAGCGAGGAACACTACTCAGAATTAGAAGCGGTTTTGGAAGAGATAAGAGATGACCTTTCTAGCTCAAAGCCTCAAAAAAGCCCGAAGGCTCTAAGCAGGGAGGAGCTTGATAGGATTTTCCAGACGGTAAGAGATACAAAATACGAGCGTGTTTATAGCCTTCTCCTCTATAGTGGTGTTAGGCTTTCTGAGTACGTCCAGCTTAGGAAGGAATTTTTCTATAGAGACAAAAGTGGCATATATTGGCTAAGACTTCCTGCGGAGATAACAAAGAGAGGGAAAGAAAGGCTTGTTCCTATAATTGGTCCTTCTAAAGAGGAAACGGTGAAGATGAGCGAAAAGCTTGATAGATGGCTTGAGGACTACGATGCCTATATAAGGGTAAAGGCGGGATCTTTGCAGGTCTACACCAATAGGCTTTCTCAAAGACTTGGGATTCCCTTCTCCGTGCATAGCTTCAGGCATACCTATATAACAAACCTTGTAAACTCTGGCTTTCCTGCAGAGGTGGTAAAAGAGTTTGCGGGACATTCCAACGTGAAGACCACCATAGACATATACTACCGATTTAGTCAAGAGAGGGCAAGGAGCTTGGTGGAGAACTTTCTTAGATGAGGTTTTTTGTCTTTACTATTTTCCCTCAGGCAATTCAGTGCTGTGCGGAGTATGGCATAGTAAGACAGGCTATAAAAAAGGGTGTGCTTGAGCTCCATACTGTAGACATAAGAAACTTCGCTCACAAAAGACAGGTGGACGATACCGCCTATGGTGGGCATCCAGGTATGGTCATAAAGCCTGAGCCTGTCTTTAGTGCTTACGAGTATGTGGTAGAAAATTTTGGAAAGCCTTATACCATTATCCCACAGCCGTGGGGCAGAAGGCTCACTCAAGAAGACCTTGATAGGTTGTCTGGTTTCGATAGCTTGGCGGTTATATGTGGCAGATACGAGGGCATGGACGAAAGGGTTAGCACTCTGGCGGACGAGGAGCTCTCCCTTGGAGACTTTGTTTTGGCAGGCGGAGAGCTCTTTGCCCTCGTGCTTTTAGAAGGTATCGCGAGGCTTTTGCCAGGGGTTTTGAGCGAGCCTGAAAGTCTAAAAAGAGATTCCTTTAGAAGATGGCTTGGTGCTCCAGTTTATACGAGACCGGCGGAATTTAGGGGTATGAAAGTCCCAGAGGTGCTCCTCTCTGGCAATCATGAGCTTATAAGACTTTGGGAGCTTTGGCATTCTATAGAGAGAACTCTAAGGCTTAGACCAGACCTTGTCCCTAAAAGCCTTCATCCTCTGGAAGAGTCTATACTCTCTGCTATAATAAAGGGTAAAAACTTTGAAAAGTGGCTGGAGGAGGTGGGCTATGAAAGAGCTGTTAAAAGCCTTCAGAGCATGCAACTACTTGGCGGTGGGGATGATATACCTCAAGGAAAATCCTCTCCTAAGGGAACCTCTGAGGAGGGAGCATCTTAAGAAGAGGTTTTTGGGTCATTGGGGGGCAAGTCCAAACATTAGCTTTGTTTACCTGTTTACAAGCTATATGCTCCGTAAATATCCAGTTAACGCTTTGCTTGTGGTGGGTCCTGTGGGCATGGTGCACCGGGCTACATAGCACCCTTATACCTTGAGGGAACTCTTAGCAAGTTCTATCCTGAGTTTTCTCAAGACAAGGAAGGCATGAAAAGGCTCTTTAGGGCTTTTTCCTTTCCGGGAGGGCTTGGAAGCCATTGCACTCCAGAACTTCCCGGCTCTATACAGGAGGATGGCGAGCTTGGGTATAGTCTCTCTCATGCCTTTGGTGCGGTCTTTGACAATCCTGACCTTGTGGGCGGTTGCCATAGTGGGCGATGGTGAGGCGGAAACTGGACCTTTGGCTACTGCGTGGCACTCCAACAAGTTTTTAAACCCCAAAAGGGATGGTCTTGTTCTCCCTGTGCTTTCTCTCAATGGCTACAAGATAAACAACCCTACACTGTTTGCGAGAATTCCAAAGGAGGAGCTCATTAGTCTTTTGAGGGGCTATGGCTATGAGCCACTGTGGGTAGAGGGAGAAGAGCCAGAAGAGGTGGCTGGTCAGATGAAGGAGGTCGTGGAGTCTGCCTTTGAAAGGCTTATGGACCTGCGTGGAAAGGAGAAAAGACCTGTGCTTCCTGACATAGTGCTAAAAACACCTAAGGGTTGGACAGCACCAAAGAAGTTTAGAGGAAAATACATAGAGGGTTATTGGAGGTCTCACCAAGTTCCTCTTTCTGACGTTCATGAAAATCCAGATAGCTTAAAGCTCCTTGAGGAGTGGCTACAGAGCTTAGACCAGAGGAGCTCTTTGACCAAGAAGGTAGACCTCTTATAAAACTTTGCGAGTTTTTTCCAGAAGAGGGCAGAAGGCTTGGAGATACTCCCTTTGCCAACGGTGGGCTTTTGAGAAAGCCTCTTGACCTACCAAAGGCAGAAGACTATAGCGTGGAGAGGTTTACTCTCCATAACAACACCTTGCCTCTTGGATACTACCTTAGAGAAGTTTTAAAGAAAAATCCCAACAACTTTAGAGTTTTTGGACCAGACGAGACCGCCTCAAACAGACTACACCCCACCTTTGAAGCTGGCAAGGTATGGATGTTAGATAGACTATCTGTGGACGAGGACGAAGGCTATCTGAGCCCTACAGGCAAGGTTATGGAGATGCTTTCTGAGCACACGGTAGAAGGCTGGCTTGAGGGTTATCTCCTTACGGGAAGGTATGGCATTTTAAGCACCTATGAAGGCTTTGTTCCCATAATAACCTCAATGGTAAACCAGTTTGGAAAGTGGTTGGATATATCTCAAGATGTGCCTTGGAGAGCACCTATAAGTTCCCTTAACCTTCTACTTACCTCTGTG from Hydrogenobacter sp. T-8 includes these protein-coding regions:
- a CDS encoding sensor histidine kinase, which translates into the protein MSLKVYRLYLIGFLKFFIPISVFFVLTFFRFSSYLIELESDHLLAVGRQMVYLLNEDGNINDNQYITSDYIILILDNHNKVISSNKSISDLEELLKQTNTEDKVLNTGKYLVYGENFHCGSSICKLLVAMPMMRINKKLNLLLLSSLFSAFVVSMLITAMTVLDVRKYVKEHKNYVRRLREVALYLSHEIKTPLGVILTNLYTINVEEETKRLIERSIKRIIKLMRNLKILSEMELKIENPIHINVVALIRDIVEFYKGGVYNRDIIMLVDDIKNAEIVSDYELLFTLFLNLVDNAVKYSKDGSEILIRGEIRDNKVVIYIINSMVNTGWEQNKDTSYGMGLMIVRQIASILGANVVMKKEGDKFMAVVELCCPS
- the trmD gene encoding tRNA (guanosine(37)-N1)-methyltransferase TrmD encodes the protein MRFFVFTIFPQAIQCCAEYGIVRQAIKKGVLELHTVDIRNFAHKRQVDDTAYGGHPGMVIKPEPVFSAYEYVVENFGKPYTIIPQPWGRRLTQEDLDRLSGFDSLAVICGRYEGMDERVSTLADEELSLGDFVLAGGELFALVLLEGIARLLPGVLSEPESLKRDSFRRWLGAPVYTRPAEFRGMKVPEVLLSGNHELIRLWELWHSIERTLRLRPDLVPKSLHPLEESILSAIIKGKNFEKWLEEVGYERAVKSLQSMQLLGGGDDIPQGKSSPKGTSEEGAS
- a CDS encoding tyrosine-type recombinase/integrase: MDRLLDLWVKSLSRTKSQRTVTTYSMCLGSLQKHLGEKASLLEIEPKELFSYVDSSNLSTSSLLTHLSAIKHFYKFAFRRGWISEEHYSELEAVLEEIRDDLSSSKPQKSPKALSREELDRIFQTVRDTKYERVYSLLLYSGVRLSEYVQLRKEFFYRDKSGIYWLRLPAEITKRGKERLVPIIGPSKEETVKMSEKLDRWLEDYDAYIRVKAGSLQVYTNRLSQRLGIPFSVHSFRHTYITNLVNSGFPAEVVKEFAGHSNVKTTIDIYYRFSQERARSLVENFLR
- a CDS encoding response regulator transcription factor, encoding MEDEIDMAISISKFLGNRNWQVSIARGIYDTIQLIENEAFDICLLDLLLDDGHGEELLKHLNTKKIPVIVLTVIEDVGQKVKCLKSGADDYITKPFNPEELIARIEAVLRRYKNFENEDILIYKGIYIDLFNMSAKINDVYIQIPRKQLMLLIKLVEHAEKVVTYNTLLSYAWGSYEDACMESLRTHMHKLRKLLRAYNYDILSYPGIGYMLKYINEP